From Methanomassiliicoccales archaeon LGM-RCC1, one genomic window encodes:
- a CDS encoding PEP-utilizing enzyme — protein sequence MTTDSPRPVVPLDSSDLDISLVGGKGINIAKMISSGFSVPPALSVTVDAYEMFLDLTGLRSKIAEVLESTDFDDEESLESSSEKIRNMFFEADLPEQEIDILKKNFFSLDGEYFAVRSSAVAEDLADASFAGQQDTYLNVRKHDIIQMVLKCWTSYWNARAMKYRHDASKNHLEQGMAIVVQRMVKSDISGVMFTSDPVTGEGHIIIEASWGLGESIVSGLVTPDRYILSYDGEVVDCTVNTKQQGFYLIGGENKLIDIDEDKRDVRCANDKILKAIADEGLKLRNHFGCPQDIEWAVEDGKVYILQSRAITTLPDMAEKDDILWSRGYGDEYWADATTPMFYTVMGKLLTDYVNHEGAHMMGYKDLESGPLTKLHKSRVYFSAVVLERIFAHYPKLIRSRELLEYFPRSEQERISKYPNDILGMVKSQLCLLIRDRDGMIWKTDKVYREWAKGFLKLCEEFDALDLTKLEDKELADWYYKIRKGSTKHYQLIRYGMVSHSIMTNLLVKNWCVKWMNDDGSIYAGLMSGLEDNKTIETNKGFSDLGVALRNDPDVRKKAESMAPAEFVTWLQTSDAPFKDVYNKFIKDFGHRSGTRELNALRWAEDPDYVMGIALQMAAGDVDLREEFKNGVKRREDTETDIKKRLGFFRRKLIMTVLKYARTYLIFRENQRFYLDHMMYRNRLIFLEQGRRMAEKGLIDDREDIFFLEDTEAIDILNGKNIGDIKALIAPRKAEFMKYRDRLPPKFLLNGVDFDDDPISHGDVLVGAASSPGSYRGKVRIIMDVRDLGEVEKGEILVTSNTDPGWTVVFSKLGGLITETGGILCHGAVISREYRIPAVTAVKSASTTLHTGDLVLVDGTKGEVTILEESK from the coding sequence ATGACAACAGATAGTCCTCGCCCTGTCGTACCCCTGGATTCATCCGACCTAGACATAAGCTTGGTCGGAGGAAAAGGAATCAATATCGCAAAGATGATATCCAGCGGATTCAGCGTACCGCCTGCGCTCTCCGTGACCGTGGATGCATACGAGATGTTCCTCGACCTCACAGGTCTCAGATCCAAGATAGCAGAGGTACTCGAATCGACGGACTTCGATGATGAAGAATCGCTGGAATCCTCCTCGGAGAAGATACGCAACATGTTCTTCGAAGCGGACCTTCCAGAGCAGGAGATCGACATCCTCAAGAAGAACTTCTTCAGCCTTGACGGGGAGTACTTCGCAGTCAGATCCTCAGCAGTGGCCGAGGATCTTGCGGATGCGAGTTTCGCAGGACAACAGGACACCTATCTGAACGTGAGAAAGCATGACATCATCCAGATGGTCCTGAAATGCTGGACCTCCTACTGGAATGCTAGGGCTATGAAGTACAGGCACGACGCCTCCAAGAATCACTTGGAACAGGGAATGGCGATTGTCGTACAGAGAATGGTCAAATCAGACATCAGCGGAGTCATGTTCACATCAGATCCCGTCACAGGAGAAGGACACATCATCATAGAGGCGTCATGGGGACTCGGAGAATCGATAGTATCTGGACTCGTCACCCCGGACAGATACATACTTTCATACGACGGGGAGGTCGTCGACTGCACCGTCAACACCAAGCAGCAGGGATTCTACCTCATAGGAGGAGAGAACAAGCTGATCGACATCGACGAGGACAAGAGGGACGTACGCTGTGCGAACGACAAGATCCTAAAAGCGATAGCGGACGAGGGACTGAAACTCAGAAACCACTTCGGATGCCCCCAGGACATCGAGTGGGCTGTGGAGGACGGCAAGGTGTACATCCTGCAGTCCAGGGCCATTACGACGCTTCCCGACATGGCCGAGAAGGACGACATCCTATGGTCAAGGGGATACGGAGACGAATATTGGGCGGATGCAACGACACCAATGTTCTACACTGTCATGGGGAAACTGCTCACCGATTACGTGAACCATGAGGGCGCCCACATGATGGGATACAAGGACCTCGAGTCCGGGCCACTCACGAAACTGCACAAGTCAAGGGTATATTTCTCCGCGGTCGTGCTGGAGAGGATCTTCGCCCACTATCCGAAGCTGATCCGTTCCAGGGAGCTTCTCGAGTATTTCCCCCGCTCCGAGCAGGAGAGGATCTCGAAGTACCCCAACGATATACTCGGTATGGTCAAGTCACAGCTCTGCCTGCTCATCCGCGACAGAGACGGAATGATCTGGAAGACCGACAAGGTCTACAGGGAATGGGCTAAGGGATTCCTGAAGCTATGCGAGGAATTCGATGCTCTGGACCTCACTAAGCTCGAGGACAAGGAACTGGCCGATTGGTATTACAAGATCCGCAAGGGATCGACCAAGCACTATCAGCTGATCCGTTACGGAATGGTATCCCATTCGATCATGACCAACCTTCTGGTCAAGAACTGGTGCGTCAAATGGATGAACGATGACGGTTCCATCTATGCCGGGCTCATGTCCGGACTGGAGGACAACAAGACCATCGAGACCAACAAGGGATTCTCCGACCTGGGAGTCGCCCTCAGGAATGACCCCGATGTCAGGAAGAAGGCTGAGAGCATGGCTCCGGCCGAGTTCGTGACCTGGCTTCAGACATCCGATGCACCGTTCAAGGACGTGTACAACAAGTTCATCAAGGACTTCGGCCACAGGTCAGGTACGAGGGAACTCAACGCTCTCAGGTGGGCGGAGGATCCCGACTACGTAATGGGAATCGCGCTGCAGATGGCCGCTGGAGATGTGGATCTCAGGGAAGAGTTCAAGAACGGTGTCAAGCGCAGGGAGGATACCGAGACTGACATCAAGAAGAGGCTCGGATTCTTCAGAAGGAAGCTCATCATGACCGTCCTGAAGTACGCCCGCACTTACCTCATATTCAGGGAAAACCAGAGGTTCTACCTCGACCACATGATGTACAGGAACAGGCTAATCTTCCTGGAGCAGGGAAGGAGGATGGCGGAGAAGGGACTCATCGACGACAGGGAGGACATATTCTTCCTGGAGGACACCGAGGCCATCGACATCCTCAACGGAAAGAACATCGGCGACATCAAGGCGCTGATCGCCCCCAGGAAGGCAGAGTTCATGAAGTACCGCGACAGGCTCCCACCGAAGTTCCTGCTCAACGGAGTGGACTTCGACGACGACCCCATCTCCCACGGAGACGTGCTCGTTGGTGCTGCGTCCAGTCCCGGAAGCTACCGCGGAAAGGTGCGCATCATCATGGACGTAAGGGACCTCGGAGAGGTCGAGAAGGGAGAGATCCTGGTCACCAGCAACACCGACCCCGGATGGACGGTCGTGTTCTCCAAGCTCGGAGGACTCATCACCGAGACCGGAGGAATCCTATGCCATGGGGCAGTCATCTCCAGGGAATACAGGATCCCTGCCGTCACCGCGGTCAAATCAGCTTCAACCACCCTCCACACCGGAGACCTAGTGCTGGTCGACGGTACGAAAGGAGAGGTCACCATATTGGAGGAATCGAAATGA
- a CDS encoding GTPase, with product MHVFIIGGFLGSGKTTMLLSLAKVYVDKGMKTAIIVNESGEVGVDGATIKAEGYSATELPEGCICCTLVGTLQATLRNIKRDIDPEILIIEPTGLALPHKVKQFVHTAMIDEETCSIIGLADVERFDSLLEKKEAFYKMQMSGSDLVLINKVDLAQPGQVEHIRKWFAENFPDKPVEAVSAKTG from the coding sequence ATGCACGTGTTCATAATCGGAGGATTCCTAGGAAGCGGGAAGACCACCATGCTGCTCAGCCTGGCGAAGGTCTATGTGGACAAGGGGATGAAGACCGCGATCATCGTCAACGAATCGGGCGAGGTCGGAGTGGACGGTGCGACCATCAAGGCCGAGGGATACAGCGCAACGGAGCTGCCCGAGGGGTGCATCTGCTGTACGTTGGTTGGTACCCTTCAGGCGACTCTGAGGAACATCAAGAGGGACATCGACCCCGAGATCCTGATAATAGAGCCCACGGGTTTGGCGCTTCCTCACAAGGTGAAGCAGTTCGTGCACACGGCCATGATAGACGAGGAGACCTGTTCAATCATAGGGCTGGCCGACGTGGAGAGGTTCGATTCCCTCCTGGAGAAGAAGGAAGCGTTCTACAAGATGCAGATGTCGGGCTCCGACCTGGTCCTGATCAACAAGGTGGATCTGGCGCAGCCAGGTCAGGTGGAGCACATCAGGAAGTGGTTCGCGGAGAACTTCCCCGACAAGCCTGTCGAAGCGGTGTCCGCGAAGACCGGCTAG
- a CDS encoding methanol--corrinoid methyltransferase, producing MAKYTKMAYDSAEEMVFGHAKEPISYGFGIKVGAGRVIPELNYGPRPGSEASPEKLKKEYVDYISKDVLNRCVTLGFPDVQLETEWISQMGDPKMSTPVVEGQKAICEKFHEEYGINCAVRQTIPDQREAEEGYRPGMGGKHSYPEHLFGCAEVACENGADVLSCETLGGKELGDYATTNGDIVAFLFGIGYLGSIDMEYVWKEFVNIAKKNKTVAGGDTNCSGANTSMFMAGGMLDQDVQRTYSAVTRAISAARTLVAWEQGASGPDKDCGYEGPICKAIAGKPCAQEGKNCQCAHADLQGNLMAQVCDLWSNESIEYHPEFGGTSVQCWMGSLGYEVALMNTAIQTGKQKELRDLYMITDRERGPEGHILAYDNAYDIGKAIVSEGNNYYLRAKAAGLKAAELIKAHNDAKELQLTRKQREVLEGIIKDLSALPDDEDKFFEYCCKKYADVPNFDLKNYGL from the coding sequence ATGGCAAAGTACACAAAGATGGCATACGACAGTGCAGAAGAGATGGTATTCGGACACGCAAAGGAGCCCATTTCCTACGGATTCGGAATCAAGGTCGGAGCCGGCAGAGTCATACCCGAGCTCAACTACGGACCCAGGCCCGGATCTGAGGCTTCGCCCGAGAAACTCAAGAAGGAGTACGTTGACTACATCTCGAAGGATGTCCTCAACAGGTGTGTAACACTCGGATTCCCCGACGTCCAGCTGGAGACCGAGTGGATCTCCCAGATGGGAGACCCCAAGATGTCGACTCCCGTCGTAGAGGGACAGAAGGCAATCTGTGAGAAGTTCCACGAGGAGTACGGAATCAACTGTGCAGTAAGGCAGACCATCCCTGACCAGCGTGAGGCTGAGGAGGGATACAGGCCCGGAATGGGCGGAAAGCACAGCTACCCCGAGCACCTGTTCGGATGCGCGGAAGTCGCATGTGAGAATGGAGCAGACGTCCTGTCCTGTGAGACTCTCGGAGGAAAGGAGTTGGGAGACTACGCGACCACCAACGGAGATATCGTCGCATTCCTCTTCGGAATCGGATACCTCGGATCCATCGATATGGAGTACGTGTGGAAGGAGTTCGTCAACATCGCAAAGAAGAACAAGACCGTGGCAGGAGGAGACACCAACTGTTCCGGAGCGAACACCTCGATGTTCATGGCCGGCGGAATGCTGGACCAGGATGTCCAGAGGACCTACTCTGCGGTTACCCGTGCCATCTCGGCAGCAAGGACCCTTGTTGCATGGGAGCAGGGAGCATCCGGACCTGACAAGGACTGCGGTTACGAGGGACCTATCTGTAAGGCCATCGCCGGAAAGCCCTGTGCTCAGGAGGGAAAGAACTGTCAGTGCGCACACGCTGATCTTCAGGGTAACCTGATGGCTCAGGTCTGCGACCTGTGGTCCAACGAGTCCATCGAGTACCACCCCGAGTTCGGAGGAACCTCAGTCCAGTGCTGGATGGGATCCCTCGGATACGAGGTCGCTCTGATGAACACCGCTATCCAGACCGGAAAGCAGAAGGAACTCAGGGACCTGTACATGATCACCGACAGGGAGAGAGGACCTGAGGGACACATCCTCGCATACGACAATGCCTACGATATCGGAAAGGCGATCGTCTCTGAGGGTAACAACTACTACCTCAGGGCAAAGGCAGCCGGACTCAAGGCCGCAGAGCTCATCAAGGCCCACAACGACGCCAAAGAGCTCCAGCTCACCAGGAAGCAGAGGGAAGTCCTCGAGGGAATCATCAAGGACCTCTCCGCACTGCCTGACGACGAGGACAAGTTCTTCGAGTACTGCTGCAAGAAATACGCAGACGTACCCAACTTCGACCTGAAGAACTACGGACTCTGA
- a CDS encoding cobalamin-dependent protein (Presence of a B(12) (cobalamin)-binding domain implies dependence on cobalamin itself, in one of its several forms, or in some unusual lineages, dependence on a cobalamin-like analog.) — translation MIDYSKVDFSKILKRYDVEAQNETTPEAVAKAMLPKDPVLYKVADCVLYMKFKDVGPAVAEALKTKDALDIINNGLVVGMECVAKLYAEHIYYLPEIMMAAKTMEIGIALAEKQTPGGRSTKGTVVMHAAEGDPHDIGKNIAAVMMRSSGYTVIDMGKDVAVDDVVAKVKEVKPFMVTGTALMTTTMTAFPRAAAKLVAAGINIPFMAAGGAVNRDFSESFDLGIYSEKAPQTPPIADKVLEGYDWKKIREEWDHIVGA, via the coding sequence ATGATTGATTATAGCAAAGTCGACTTCTCGAAGATCCTCAAGCGCTACGATGTTGAGGCTCAGAACGAGACAACACCTGAGGCAGTCGCCAAGGCTATGCTCCCTAAGGACCCTGTCCTGTACAAGGTAGCTGACTGCGTCCTTTACATGAAATTCAAGGACGTCGGACCTGCAGTCGCAGAGGCGCTGAAGACGAAAGATGCATTAGATATAATCAACAACGGACTGGTAGTTGGAATGGAGTGTGTCGCGAAACTGTACGCAGAGCACATCTACTACCTGCCCGAGATTATGATGGCAGCAAAGACAATGGAGATCGGAATCGCACTCGCAGAGAAGCAGACCCCCGGTGGAAGGTCCACCAAGGGAACTGTCGTCATGCATGCGGCCGAGGGAGACCCCCACGACATTGGAAAGAACATCGCTGCTGTTATGATGAGGTCGTCCGGATACACAGTCATTGACATGGGTAAGGATGTGGCTGTAGACGACGTCGTTGCCAAGGTGAAGGAAGTCAAACCCTTCATGGTCACCGGTACCGCACTTATGACCACTACTATGACCGCATTCCCGCGCGCAGCAGCAAAGCTCGTCGCAGCAGGCATCAACATCCCGTTCATGGCTGCTGGTGGAGCAGTTAACAGGGACTTCTCCGAGTCATTCGACTTGGGAATCTACTCTGAGAAGGCACCTCAGACTCCCCCGATCGCTGACAAGGTCCTCGAGGGATACGACTGGAAGAAGATCAGGGAAGAGTGGGACCACATTGTAGGAGCGTGA
- a CDS encoding methylamine methyltransferase corrinoid protein reductive activase, producing MSYGISLDIGTSGTRGHAVDLSTGKILSTSVTECHPLPGANIMDHLTFCINAGTDTAHKILMDTVNKLIATLGVDLKQVERVSICGNPIQLSLFQGIPVDDLAFAGENAHKARGIVAQKRDAGVFSAVDVGLNVKDGCELCVPPAIRHEIGADALAMMYKSGFLEQKENCLVTDYGTNAEMALKIGDDIYTGSAAAGPAMEGQSIKCGMLAGPGAISDLEYDFQYICKVLNDDIIPENGDRCDFALETVKEEGPMSGKAIGITGTGVIAAVAAALDCHIWRKGKLTTSDGKMHLQDGIYIDSHDISEAMKAIGAMRAGHFTLLEHAGIKFSDLNIMYMAGASGTYVDAVKAREVGLLPPSCNTIYQYGNTSLAMATDILRDPELLDTLQDIANGIRANHVMFAGDPIFEQIYTQELAVCDEGMGMEMYNRNNAIAGIQELPKPKGTPTVHRMVQRDIPDLGDRGLFILHDIGTELRGHMEGCIGCKKCEKECPEHALTVTDDKEIVVKTKNCLGTACYRCQFSCPEKVYKYDNLKLTF from the coding sequence ATGAGCTACGGAATTTCTTTGGATATCGGTACCAGCGGAACGAGGGGCCACGCAGTAGACCTCTCCACCGGAAAGATCCTGTCCACTTCGGTCACGGAATGCCATCCGCTGCCCGGAGCCAACATCATGGACCATCTCACTTTCTGCATCAATGCAGGAACCGACACGGCCCACAAGATATTGATGGATACGGTCAACAAACTGATCGCTACGCTCGGTGTGGATCTCAAACAGGTAGAGAGGGTCAGCATCTGCGGTAACCCTATCCAATTATCATTATTCCAAGGAATCCCTGTGGATGACCTCGCTTTCGCCGGAGAGAATGCTCACAAGGCCAGAGGGATCGTCGCACAGAAGAGGGATGCGGGAGTGTTCTCAGCGGTCGATGTCGGACTGAATGTCAAGGACGGATGCGAGCTATGCGTCCCTCCTGCGATCAGGCACGAGATCGGAGCCGACGCCCTAGCTATGATGTACAAGAGCGGATTCCTAGAGCAGAAGGAGAACTGTCTGGTCACCGATTACGGAACCAACGCCGAGATGGCGCTGAAGATCGGCGACGACATCTATACCGGATCCGCTGCTGCGGGACCGGCCATGGAGGGGCAGTCCATCAAATGCGGTATGCTCGCAGGACCTGGGGCGATATCCGATCTGGAGTATGATTTCCAATACATCTGTAAGGTCCTCAATGACGACATAATCCCCGAGAACGGAGACAGGTGCGATTTCGCGCTGGAGACGGTCAAGGAAGAGGGTCCGATGAGCGGAAAGGCCATCGGTATCACCGGAACCGGAGTCATCGCAGCCGTCGCAGCAGCCTTGGATTGCCACATCTGGAGGAAGGGAAAGCTCACCACCTCCGACGGTAAGATGCATCTCCAGGATGGCATCTACATCGACTCCCATGACATCTCAGAGGCTATGAAGGCCATCGGTGCCATGAGGGCAGGACACTTCACCCTCCTTGAGCACGCGGGAATCAAGTTCAGCGACCTCAACATCATGTACATGGCCGGAGCCTCCGGAACCTATGTGGATGCCGTGAAGGCGAGGGAGGTCGGACTCCTTCCGCCGTCATGCAACACCATCTATCAGTATGGAAACACCTCGCTGGCCATGGCCACCGATATCCTCAGGGACCCCGAGCTTCTGGACACCCTCCAGGATATCGCCAACGGAATCCGCGCCAACCATGTCATGTTCGCCGGGGACCCGATCTTCGAGCAGATCTACACTCAGGAGCTCGCCGTCTGCGACGAGGGAATGGGCATGGAGATGTACAACAGGAACAATGCCATCGCCGGTATCCAGGAGCTCCCCAAGCCGAAGGGAACCCCCACCGTCCACAGAATGGTGCAGCGTGACATCCCCGATCTGGGAGACAGGGGATTGTTCATCCTCCACGACATCGGTACCGAGCTACGCGGCCACATGGAAGGCTGCATAGGATGCAAGAAGTGCGAGAAGGAGTGCCCCGAGCACGCTCTCACCGTCACCGATGACAAGGAGATCGTCGTCAAGACTAAGAACTGCCTTGGAACCGCCTGCTACAGGTGTCAGTTCAGCTGTCCGGAGAAGGTCTACAAGTACGATAACCTCAAGCTCACCTTCTGA
- a CDS encoding NAD(P)-dependent oxidoreductase: MEWDCTSDTLVPEIVDLAAGYDYVSILTTPVTAPMLDRFKELGIKMIGTRCIGFDHIDIAHAKEIGMVVTNITYDSDGVAEFTVMDILMGVRRMKEVMIKTMGNDFRLNCLLAEQLKDMNVGIIGAGKIGLAVMRDLTGFGCKLYYCNRSRKAEADRYAEFISMDELLRTCDVISMHMELNEKTYHILDAEAFAKMKKGVVFVNTARGGLVDTKALIDALDSGQVSCAALDVVENELGLYYNDCRGKDLEGHYIDILRNMPNVIYTQHMAFYYRTAVRDMVSNCLLSMKLHNEGKEIPHRLA, translated from the coding sequence ATAGAATGGGACTGCACCTCGGATACGCTGGTCCCTGAGATCGTGGACCTTGCAGCCGGATACGATTACGTCTCCATCCTCACGACACCGGTCACAGCGCCGATGCTGGACAGGTTCAAGGAGCTGGGGATCAAGATGATAGGCACAAGGTGCATCGGGTTCGACCACATCGATATAGCCCATGCAAAGGAGATCGGCATGGTGGTGACCAACATCACCTACGATTCCGACGGGGTGGCGGAATTCACCGTCATGGACATCCTGATGGGCGTCCGCAGGATGAAGGAGGTCATGATCAAGACCATGGGCAACGACTTCAGGCTCAACTGCCTTCTGGCCGAGCAGCTCAAGGATATGAACGTCGGAATCATCGGAGCCGGAAAGATCGGCCTTGCCGTCATGAGGGACCTGACAGGCTTCGGATGCAAGCTGTATTACTGCAACCGCAGCAGGAAGGCAGAGGCCGACAGGTACGCAGAGTTCATCAGCATGGATGAGCTTCTAAGGACCTGCGACGTCATCTCGATGCATATGGAGCTGAACGAGAAGACATACCATATCCTGGATGCAGAGGCTTTCGCCAAAATGAAGAAGGGCGTTGTGTTCGTCAACACCGCAAGAGGCGGGCTCGTCGATACCAAGGCCCTCATCGACGCTCTGGACTCGGGACAGGTCTCCTGTGCTGCACTGGACGTTGTGGAGAACGAGCTCGGTCTGTATTACAACGACTGCAGGGGCAAGGATCTGGAAGGACACTACATCGATATCCTGAGGAACATGCCCAATGTCATCTACACGCAGCACATGGCATTCTATTACCGCACAGCTGTCAGGGACATGGTGTCCAACTGCCTTCTCAGCATGAAACTGCACAACGAAGGGAAGGAGATCCCCCACAGACTGGCCTGA
- a CDS encoding asparagine synthase-related protein codes for MWDGLRDSLVEVIKEASEGQRVGIACSGGLDSGLVSALSKQYAESVTLYTCGTANAFDVSMAKDLSKRLNLPFVHAQISKSTIVDLIKEFITATGVSDPFTISYELQLFCVCKEAEEEIIITGQGADEYFMGCAKYVGQTREEFELLKDAGVERLMNVSVPCEKAIADYFGKTLIYPYLDDRVLSEISKIDPETLIPEDMDSRKQVLKDVASDLRYGFLADRKKKSSQYGSGTTDLVRAVARERGVGYANLISILYDEVVYGSKQSERGAVVNARIDPIIKLKAEKILMEKGLSPSEAIEKFYLDVIKENEKED; via the coding sequence ATGTGGGACGGATTGAGGGATTCTCTCGTTGAGGTAATCAAGGAAGCCTCAGAAGGCCAAAGGGTGGGCATCGCATGCTCCGGAGGATTGGATTCCGGATTGGTCTCCGCTCTCTCCAAGCAGTATGCTGAATCCGTCACGCTCTATACTTGCGGTACAGCCAACGCCTTCGACGTGTCCATGGCCAAGGACCTCTCCAAGAGGCTCAATCTGCCCTTCGTCCACGCTCAGATATCCAAATCGACCATCGTGGACCTGATCAAGGAATTCATCACCGCCACCGGCGTTTCGGATCCGTTCACCATCTCCTACGAATTGCAGCTCTTCTGCGTCTGCAAGGAGGCCGAGGAGGAGATCATCATCACCGGCCAGGGGGCGGACGAATACTTCATGGGTTGTGCGAAATACGTAGGTCAGACCAGGGAGGAATTCGAGCTTCTGAAGGATGCTGGAGTGGAGAGGCTCATGAACGTCTCCGTCCCTTGCGAGAAGGCGATCGCAGATTACTTCGGAAAGACGCTCATCTACCCCTATCTTGACGACCGTGTGCTCTCCGAGATATCGAAGATCGATCCGGAGACGCTCATTCCCGAGGACATGGACTCCAGGAAGCAGGTGCTGAAGGACGTGGCCAGCGACCTCAGGTACGGGTTCCTGGCGGACAGGAAGAAGAAGTCCTCTCAGTACGGCTCAGGCACCACCGATCTGGTCCGTGCGGTCGCACGCGAGAGAGGGGTTGGGTACGCCAACCTGATCTCCATCCTCTATGACGAAGTCGTCTACGGCAGCAAGCAGTCCGAAAGGGGTGCTGTCGTGAACGCTAGGATCGACCCGATAATCAAGCTCAAGGCCGAAAAGATTCTCATGGAGAAGGGCCTATCACCCTCAGAGGCCATAGAGAAGTTCTACCTGGATGTAATCAAGGAGAACGAGAAAGAGGACTAA